One genomic region from Candidatus Xiphinematobacter sp. encodes:
- the hisD gene encoding histidinol dehydrogenase, which translates to MKILRYTDSNFDERLSALNRTSQPKRAVQSCVHKIIQDVRQSGDLALLHYTKKFGGGELEKRQLRVDKQEIASAVATLTPPARRAILAARTNLLKFARKTLRKNWSSRNMQGAMIGERFDPLDRVGIYVPGGTTPLISSGVMTCTLAMAAGVQEIVVATPGRVDGSLSSSLLAALSLCGATEIYRIGGAQAIAALAYGTKTIASVRKVFGPGNPYVVEAKRQVFGWTAVDLLPGPSEILVIADAVAQPDWIAADLLAQSEHGLGSVAVLLTDAPQLLDRVHKSIRAQAKLCSRKAQLRDSLKNACLILCKEMSQCIQIANAFSSEHVSVATCNPEEVAGQLVAAGSIFLGGISPVAAGDFLAGLSHELPTGGAGKSFSGLMVDQFQRRTSILCFDEDSLLKSWPFIDTLCQVEGLDAHAHSASVRLPRKK; encoded by the coding sequence ATGAAGATTCTGCGGTACACTGATAGCAATTTTGATGAGCGGCTCAGTGCACTCAACCGTACTTCGCAGCCCAAACGCGCAGTGCAATCTTGCGTGCACAAGATTATTCAAGACGTAAGACAGAGCGGCGATTTGGCCCTTCTGCACTATACAAAAAAATTTGGTGGGGGAGAGCTAGAGAAAAGGCAATTACGCGTAGACAAACAAGAAATTGCCTCTGCGGTTGCCACTCTCACTCCTCCCGCACGCCGCGCCATTCTAGCGGCACGTACCAATCTTTTGAAATTTGCAAGGAAAACGCTTCGGAAAAATTGGTCCTCCAGAAACATGCAAGGGGCCATGATAGGGGAACGCTTCGATCCTTTGGATCGTGTGGGTATTTATGTACCAGGTGGGACAACGCCCCTCATATCTTCAGGAGTGATGACATGTACACTGGCCATGGCTGCTGGTGTGCAAGAGATTGTGGTAGCTACACCTGGTAGAGTGGATGGTTCCCTCAGCTCGTCCCTTTTGGCAGCACTTTCACTTTGCGGTGCTACTGAGATTTACCGTATAGGGGGAGCCCAGGCGATTGCTGCTCTAGCCTATGGAACAAAAACTATTGCATCAGTACGAAAAGTTTTTGGTCCTGGAAATCCGTACGTGGTGGAGGCAAAACGGCAGGTCTTTGGCTGGACAGCTGTGGACTTATTGCCCGGACCAAGTGAGATACTGGTGATTGCGGATGCTGTAGCCCAGCCGGACTGGATCGCCGCAGATCTCTTGGCACAGTCCGAACATGGTTTGGGGAGTGTAGCCGTATTACTTACGGATGCTCCCCAATTGCTGGACAGGGTTCATAAGAGCATAAGGGCACAGGCGAAGCTCTGCTCCCGTAAGGCTCAACTGAGAGACTCCCTAAAAAATGCATGCCTCATCCTTTGCAAGGAGATGAGTCAGTGCATTCAGATAGCCAACGCGTTTTCTAGCGAACACGTCTCCGTAGCAACCTGTAATCCTGAGGAAGTCGCTGGGCAACTAGTGGCTGCTGGATCCATCTTCCTTGGAGGCATCTCCCCAGTAGCTGCAGGGGACTTTCTAGCAGGCCTAAGTCATGAACTACCTACCGGGGGGGCAGGAAAATCCTTTTCAGGGTTGATGGTGGACCAGTTCCAGAGGCGCACCAGCATCTTGTGCTTTGACGAGGATTCCTTGCTGAAGAGCTGGCCTTTTATTGATACCCTTTGTCAAGTTGAGGGTTTAGATGCACACGCACACTCCGCCTCTGTGCGACTTCCCAGAAAGAAGTGA
- the folP gene encoding dihydropteroate synthase gives MIWRARKRDIDLSRQGLILGVLNVTPDSFSDGGHYISRKAAVLHGIKLIEEGADIIDIGGESTRPGALPVSTAVELARVLPIVQELRRRSNVPLSIDTYKAEIARCCLEEGADIINDITALRGDPKMLSVAAETKAGLVLMHMQGTPCTMQQKPYYTNVATEVRDFLFQRARMAVSSGVDPMSIALDPGVGFGKTFSHNRELLATLPYLTGGKYPVLVGASRKSFLSIISGDQSVESRLWPGIALTSFCREKGVRLFRVHEPTPHREALRMTEAILFP, from the coding sequence ATGATTTGGCGCGCTCGGAAAAGGGATATAGATCTCTCTCGGCAAGGACTTATTCTTGGTGTCCTTAATGTGACGCCTGACTCCTTTTCGGATGGAGGACACTACATTAGCAGGAAAGCTGCTGTTCTCCACGGAATTAAATTGATAGAGGAAGGAGCAGACATCATAGATATTGGCGGTGAGTCCACTCGCCCCGGCGCCTTGCCCGTCTCTACTGCCGTAGAACTAGCTCGTGTGCTGCCAATTGTACAAGAGCTGCGCCGGAGGAGTAATGTTCCACTCTCCATTGATACCTACAAGGCAGAAATAGCCCGTTGCTGCCTGGAAGAGGGGGCGGATATCATCAATGATATAACAGCCCTCCGCGGAGATCCAAAAATGCTCTCTGTGGCAGCAGAAACAAAGGCTGGCCTAGTACTGATGCATATGCAAGGGACTCCTTGCACCATGCAACAAAAGCCTTACTATACGAACGTAGCTACAGAGGTCCGGGATTTTCTTTTTCAAAGGGCACGGATGGCCGTGTCCTCTGGAGTGGATCCTATGAGTATAGCGCTGGATCCTGGAGTCGGGTTTGGAAAGACTTTCTCTCACAACAGGGAGCTCCTTGCTACTCTCCCGTATTTAACTGGAGGCAAATATCCGGTACTTGTTGGAGCTTCTCGCAAGAGTTTTCTCTCAATTATTTCTGGTGATCAGTCCGTGGAAAGCCGGTTGTGGCCTGGGATAGCTCTAACAAGTTTTTGCAGGGAAAAAGGAGTCCGCCTGTTTCGAGTACATGAGCCTACACCTCATCGTGAGGCTCTTAGAATGACGGAAGCTATCCTATTTCCCTAA
- a CDS encoding TIGR00159 family protein: MHSALSLLGQYWTATIEIGILTIVFHYICLYLRGTQGGRILIRLVLVFIALTLLSRFFNLTVIEWLLRSLSGFLALALVVIFQPELRRAITELGSNHFLLTTFEKHETLGELVGTIIELSNRGFGALLVIERKISLRPIIETGVAINCDYSKELILTMFHPKTVLHDGAVILHEDHIIAAACILPLTQREDLDRNLGLRHRAALGLTESTDSVAIVVSEETGHISICHNGVIRRNLGAEEFQRQLSHLLLLTET; encoded by the coding sequence ATGCATAGCGCGCTCAGCCTTCTTGGGCAGTATTGGACTGCAACGATAGAAATCGGCATCTTGACTATTGTCTTCCATTACATCTGTCTCTATCTGCGCGGAACGCAAGGGGGGCGGATATTAATTCGGTTAGTCCTGGTTTTTATAGCACTTACCCTACTTTCACGGTTTTTTAATCTCACGGTTATTGAGTGGCTGTTGCGCAGCCTTTCCGGATTTCTTGCATTGGCACTGGTCGTCATTTTTCAACCGGAGCTCAGGCGTGCCATTACGGAACTCGGTAGTAACCACTTTCTTTTGACAACCTTTGAGAAGCATGAAACTCTCGGAGAGTTAGTAGGTACTATCATTGAGCTTTCAAACAGGGGCTTTGGGGCCCTTCTCGTTATTGAGAGAAAGATTAGCCTGCGCCCTATCATTGAAACTGGTGTTGCTATCAACTGTGATTACTCTAAGGAGCTTATCCTCACTATGTTTCATCCTAAAACAGTTCTTCATGATGGAGCCGTGATCTTGCATGAAGATCATATTATTGCTGCCGCGTGTATTCTTCCCCTGACCCAGCGTGAGGATCTTGATCGCAACCTCGGGTTGCGACATCGTGCGGCCTTAGGACTGACGGAATCTACGGATAGTGTGGCAATTGTCGTCTCTGAGGAAACTGGGCATATTTCTATCTGTCACAACGGGGTTATCAGACGCAACCTAGGTGCCGAGGAATTCCAACGGCAGTTAAGCCATCTCCTGTTACTTACGGAGACATGA
- a CDS encoding phosphoglucosamine mutase: MGASFSSASTVSKRLFGTDGIRGTANIEPITAETALRLGRATAYVFGAGGSGNPNPSRERRTIVLGRDTRLSGYMLEGAMVAGITSLGVDVLLTGPLPTPGIAYITRSLHADAGVILSASHNSYEDNGIKFFCYDGYKLPNAVEASIERLVFLGTSSVTYPTAAKIGRATCIEDALTRYVEHAKQSFPRGYTLGGLRIAIDCANGAAYRSSPNILRELGADLCVLHNSPNGININQNSGSTFPRAIQKFVLQSRAQVGIAHDGDADRVLFCDEKGDLLDGDEIMAIVALDSLRKHLLSKNTLVTTAMSNIGLDEAITRWGGHVIRTDIGDRYLIEEMLRGGLNIGGEQSGHLIFRDYTTTGDGIISALQVLRIMIESGKPLSELKRCLVKYPQVQRNLVVRKKPPIESLSRVQGLVQRARRILKGQGRVLLRYSGTESKIRLLIEGQDECQITEMAKCITDALRAAIGIRDR; the protein is encoded by the coding sequence ATGGGTGCATCGTTCAGTAGTGCATCTACTGTGAGTAAAAGACTTTTTGGGACTGATGGCATTCGAGGGACTGCCAACATTGAGCCAATTACGGCAGAAACCGCTCTCAGACTCGGTCGTGCTACAGCTTATGTCTTTGGAGCGGGAGGAAGTGGAAATCCTAATCCCTCGAGAGAGAGACGCACTATAGTACTGGGCAGGGATACGCGTCTTTCTGGCTACATGCTAGAAGGCGCTATGGTTGCCGGTATCACTTCCCTTGGTGTAGATGTCCTGCTCACCGGTCCACTACCTACTCCTGGGATCGCCTACATTACGCGCTCTCTGCATGCTGACGCTGGCGTGATCTTGAGTGCCTCACACAATTCCTATGAGGATAACGGCATTAAATTCTTTTGCTACGATGGTTACAAGCTTCCTAATGCCGTGGAAGCGTCCATCGAAAGACTCGTCTTTCTTGGAACTAGTTCCGTCACCTATCCCACCGCTGCCAAAATTGGCCGTGCAACTTGCATTGAAGATGCCTTAACCCGCTACGTAGAACACGCCAAGCAGAGTTTTCCACGTGGCTACACTCTTGGAGGTCTACGCATCGCTATTGATTGCGCCAACGGGGCTGCTTATAGGTCTTCTCCTAACATTCTCCGAGAGCTAGGTGCGGACCTGTGTGTATTACATAATTCCCCTAATGGCATAAATATCAACCAAAACAGCGGTAGTACCTTTCCGAGGGCTATCCAAAAATTCGTTCTGCAAAGCAGAGCACAAGTGGGCATTGCCCATGATGGGGATGCCGACCGTGTTCTTTTTTGCGACGAAAAAGGAGATCTACTGGATGGTGATGAAATTATGGCAATTGTGGCACTTGACTCCTTGCGTAAGCATCTTCTCTCAAAGAATACTCTCGTGACCACGGCTATGAGTAACATTGGTCTTGATGAGGCCATTACTCGATGGGGGGGGCACGTTATCCGAACTGATATAGGAGATCGCTATCTGATTGAAGAGATGCTACGTGGTGGGCTCAACATCGGGGGAGAACAGAGCGGACATTTGATTTTTAGAGATTATACTACTACTGGTGACGGAATTATAAGTGCCCTCCAGGTTCTACGCATTATGATTGAATCTGGAAAGCCGCTCAGTGAGCTTAAGCGTTGCTTGGTAAAATATCCCCAAGTGCAGAGAAATCTTGTTGTGCGAAAGAAGCCCCCTATCGAATCTCTTTCCCGCGTGCAAGGCCTCGTGCAGCGCGCCAGGAGAATCCTCAAAGGGCAAGGCAGAGTCCTCCTACGCTACTCTGGAACGGAATCGAAAATACGGCTGCTTATCGAGGGACAAGACGAGTGCCAGATTACAGAAATGGCAAAGTGTATTACCGATGCCCTTCGCGCTGCTATCGGGATACGAGACAGATAA
- a CDS encoding septum formation initiator family protein, giving the protein MLGLLFVPILDRTMELKGVLRRKEQELQVALLLKKRREREVRLLRSDPAYLEMIARDKLDLMRSGEIIFRRLDRGPKNTTREVFSARDP; this is encoded by the coding sequence ATGCTAGGTCTTCTCTTTGTCCCTATCCTGGATAGGACGATGGAGCTTAAGGGGGTCCTAAGAAGGAAGGAGCAGGAATTGCAGGTTGCTCTCCTCTTGAAAAAAAGGCGAGAACGGGAGGTCCGCCTCCTACGGTCAGATCCAGCTTACCTAGAAATGATCGCGCGCGACAAGCTCGACCTAATGAGGTCGGGTGAGATTATTTTCCGCCGGCTTGATAGAGGACCGAAGAATACAACAAGAGAGGTATTTTCTGCCAGAGACCCTTGA
- the eno gene encoding phosphopyruvate hydratase: MVATQISALTAREIMDSRGHPTVEVDVSLAGGAIGRAAVPSGISIGEYEALELRDGEKKRHLGRGVQKAVQNVTGLLAPEVIGMDALDQVKVDKHMIAMDGTPNKEKIGANAILGVSLATAKAAASQLGVPLYRYLGGSNAKVLPLPMMNVLNGGAHSDAPIDFQEFMIVPKGVGSFSEAVRVGAEVFHALKSELKSRGLSTAVGDEGGFAPNLSSVEEVMDTIGRSVRKAGYSFGGDIYIALDVASSEFYDAQSGQYIFRRSDNSKRSAKEMVSYYQTLCADYPVCSIEDGCAENDWEGWQFLTETLGDKIQLVGDDLFVTNMQFLRKGIRQRVANAILIKVNQIGSLTETFDVIEMARRSKYVPIISHRSGETEDTTIADIAVATGAGQIKAGSLSRTDRVAKYNQLLRIEEELGESAAMAPWCHSHIQNTRSDPHTMPT; the protein is encoded by the coding sequence ATGGTTGCGACTCAAATTTCTGCACTAACAGCACGGGAAATTATGGATTCTAGGGGGCATCCCACAGTAGAAGTAGACGTCAGCTTGGCAGGCGGTGCTATAGGACGTGCTGCAGTACCAAGCGGTATTAGCATTGGTGAGTATGAGGCTCTAGAGCTGAGGGATGGGGAGAAAAAACGCCATCTCGGTAGGGGGGTACAAAAAGCGGTTCAGAATGTAACAGGTCTTCTCGCGCCTGAGGTCATTGGGATGGATGCACTGGATCAGGTAAAAGTAGACAAACACATGATCGCCATGGACGGGACACCCAACAAAGAAAAAATCGGTGCTAACGCAATCCTTGGAGTCTCCCTCGCTACAGCGAAGGCTGCGGCCTCTCAGCTTGGTGTGCCTCTATACAGGTACCTTGGTGGTTCTAATGCAAAAGTGCTTCCTCTCCCAATGATGAATGTTCTCAATGGCGGAGCACATTCAGATGCGCCAATCGATTTCCAAGAATTTATGATTGTACCTAAGGGGGTCGGTAGCTTCTCGGAAGCCGTTCGCGTAGGGGCTGAGGTTTTCCATGCCTTGAAATCTGAACTTAAGTCCAGAGGACTGTCCACGGCTGTTGGCGATGAGGGCGGCTTTGCCCCCAATCTTTCCTCGGTTGAGGAGGTCATGGACACTATAGGCAGATCAGTGAGGAAGGCAGGTTATAGCTTTGGGGGGGATATCTACATTGCCCTAGATGTGGCTTCCAGCGAATTCTATGACGCCCAGTCTGGGCAGTATATTTTCAGGAGGTCTGATAATTCCAAACGTTCTGCCAAGGAGATGGTCTCCTACTATCAAACACTTTGTGCGGACTATCCGGTCTGCTCTATTGAAGATGGTTGTGCAGAAAACGACTGGGAAGGCTGGCAATTCTTAACCGAAACGCTCGGGGACAAAATCCAACTAGTCGGAGACGACCTATTTGTAACAAATATGCAATTTCTCCGTAAAGGTATCCGACAGAGGGTCGCCAATGCCATCCTAATCAAGGTTAATCAAATTGGTTCCCTCACCGAAACTTTCGATGTAATTGAGATGGCTCGCAGGAGCAAGTACGTCCCGATTATCAGCCATCGTTCCGGAGAGACCGAGGACACCACTATAGCAGATATTGCCGTGGCGACAGGTGCTGGCCAAATCAAAGCAGGGTCTCTCTCTAGGACGGATCGAGTGGCAAAATACAACCAGCTTCTTCGTATTGAAGAAGAGTTAGGAGAAAGCGCCGCTATGGCACCTTGGTGTCATTCGCATATCCAAAACACGAGAAGTGATCCTCACACGATGCCAACGTAG
- a CDS encoding GreA/GreB family elongation factor has protein sequence MTLTSELQQAIEAGSFSPAVAESLKSLTPGVYCFHKSWGTGKIAAWRLATGQIVVDFESREGHSMQVRYATQTLQPLCPGDLRVRVFRDAVAVRLEAESLPVEFIRGFLLDHGGKATLSRLSHALIPKVFDAASFKRWWGALRKKLKSNRHFHFPSRGTESIEFFHQILLPPHEDLLAKFQAARHLKDHIATADQILKSLEDFSQEKGEPLRRVVLQIGEIAAKCRKFRSAQALELLLAREAICSRYKELQLEASPITIADILRAEETRLPIIFSALPSVKQHRVLDILPEVFGEGWKKKVLSLIQGVSWRAVASIARLFEHRGALHEFQRAISTSIMDRSVSQEILYWICRKRGGYFLQHLFNANLLVDVLVILERNRLDDGRRSRLHDLLLEDRALFQDLLSDANRQTVRDIVRRLLLSPAFDDMNRRSLLARIIKIHPEMQNMMACERAGTPQEAFTVSWISLERRKAEYDDLVSRQITQSVKDISTARSHGDLRENLEFKSAREQHAALVRRKTELELMLANARGTNFESPDLSQVSIGTAVNLTEVLSGHTETYSILGAWDGLPSKNIISYQAAMGRVLLGKHVGDLVELRSGDGQLQKWRIDAIYPFENFELLF, from the coding sequence ATGACCTTGACATCGGAATTACAGCAAGCGATTGAGGCGGGAAGTTTTAGCCCTGCCGTTGCAGAGTCCTTGAAATCTTTGACCCCTGGTGTGTACTGCTTTCACAAGAGCTGGGGAACTGGAAAAATCGCGGCATGGCGACTGGCTACAGGCCAGATCGTGGTCGATTTTGAAAGCAGAGAAGGGCACTCTATGCAAGTGCGGTATGCCACGCAGACTCTACAGCCGCTTTGTCCCGGCGATTTGCGAGTGCGCGTTTTTCGAGACGCGGTGGCTGTGCGTCTAGAGGCAGAGTCTCTTCCTGTCGAGTTTATTCGAGGTTTTCTGCTGGACCATGGAGGGAAGGCTACACTTAGCCGTCTCTCCCACGCTCTTATCCCAAAAGTGTTTGATGCTGCCAGCTTCAAAAGATGGTGGGGTGCCCTTAGAAAGAAACTTAAATCAAACAGGCACTTCCACTTTCCCTCCAGGGGAACAGAGTCTATCGAGTTTTTCCACCAGATACTACTCCCCCCCCACGAGGACCTCCTTGCCAAGTTCCAAGCAGCACGGCATCTCAAAGATCACATTGCAACCGCCGACCAGATTCTAAAATCACTTGAAGATTTTTCTCAAGAGAAAGGAGAACCGCTAAGAAGAGTAGTCCTGCAGATTGGGGAGATAGCTGCCAAGTGCCGCAAATTCCGGTCTGCGCAGGCTCTGGAGTTGCTGCTTGCGCGAGAGGCAATTTGTTCTCGGTATAAGGAGTTGCAGCTTGAAGCGTCCCCCATCACCATAGCAGATATTCTTCGAGCAGAAGAGACCCGGTTGCCAATCATTTTTTCTGCCCTTCCTTCTGTTAAGCAACATCGGGTTCTTGATATCCTTCCAGAAGTATTCGGCGAGGGCTGGAAAAAGAAGGTGCTCAGTTTAATTCAAGGAGTCAGCTGGCGTGCAGTAGCTAGCATTGCACGTCTTTTTGAGCATAGGGGTGCACTTCATGAGTTCCAAAGGGCCATATCCACTTCCATAATGGACCGTTCTGTCTCCCAAGAAATCCTTTACTGGATCTGCAGAAAACGAGGAGGCTATTTTCTTCAGCACCTCTTTAATGCAAATCTTCTTGTCGATGTGTTGGTCATCCTGGAACGCAATCGACTTGATGATGGAAGACGTTCCAGGCTTCATGATCTCCTTCTGGAAGACAGGGCGCTGTTCCAAGATCTGCTCTCCGATGCAAATCGGCAGACCGTTCGCGATATCGTGCGTCGTCTGCTTCTCAGTCCTGCTTTTGATGACATGAATCGTCGTTCCCTACTAGCTCGCATCATCAAGATCCATCCTGAGATGCAAAACATGATGGCTTGTGAAAGGGCGGGAACTCCCCAGGAAGCATTTACTGTTTCCTGGATTAGCCTCGAGCGACGCAAGGCAGAGTATGACGACTTGGTCAGTCGACAGATTACACAGAGCGTGAAGGATATTTCTACTGCTCGATCTCACGGCGACCTCCGAGAAAATCTTGAGTTTAAGTCTGCTAGGGAACAGCATGCCGCTTTGGTTAGAAGAAAAACTGAATTAGAGCTTATGCTTGCTAATGCACGTGGAACAAACTTCGAATCTCCTGATCTCTCCCAAGTCTCCATTGGCACTGCGGTTAACCTAACAGAGGTTCTCTCCGGTCACACTGAGACATACAGCATTTTGGGGGCATGGGACGGCCTACCATCTAAGAATATCATTTCCTACCAAGCAGCTATGGGGCGTGTTCTCCTTGGCAAGCATGTAGGGGACCTTGTCGAGCTACGGAGTGGCGATGGGCAACTTCAGAAATGGCGTATCGATGCCATCTACCCATTTGAAAATTTTGAACTACTTTTTTGA
- a CDS encoding uracil-DNA glycosylase produces MSFLRSVLLSIQRAGGRGPCASINVLERLRSIGRTRRKSHPTTALSLLPKKSLIEETHLFSPPQPQDGKWTLRSLCREALSCVRCPHLAASRTQVVFGVGNPQAELMFIGEAPGADEDKQGEPFVGRAGRLLTRIIETMGLSRDEVYLTNILKCRPDTPAGRAGNRKPKSEEVAACFPWLHEQIALVRPRVLVALGNTAAEGILGQQRPMKELRGRWMEYANIPVLVTYHPSYLLRNQSLQEKRKVWKDMLLVLEKLGRPISEKQKSYFPDPMQK; encoded by the coding sequence TTGAGTTTCTTGCGTAGTGTTCTCCTCTCAATCCAGAGGGCCGGGGGGAGAGGCCCTTGTGCCTCCATCAATGTTCTAGAAAGGCTACGATCCATTGGTCGTACGAGAAGAAAGTCCCATCCTACTACTGCCCTCTCACTTCTTCCGAAAAAGTCTCTCATTGAAGAGACTCACCTTTTCTCCCCCCCACAACCCCAGGATGGAAAGTGGACACTGAGATCACTTTGCAGGGAAGCGCTTTCTTGCGTACGGTGTCCTCATCTAGCAGCTAGTCGCACACAAGTCGTTTTTGGGGTAGGTAATCCGCAGGCAGAATTAATGTTCATTGGGGAGGCTCCAGGAGCAGATGAAGATAAACAAGGAGAACCCTTCGTGGGTCGGGCCGGTCGTTTGCTCACCCGTATCATAGAGACCATGGGTCTCAGTCGGGATGAAGTCTACCTGACGAATATTTTGAAGTGTCGCCCCGATACGCCCGCTGGTCGCGCAGGAAACCGAAAACCCAAATCCGAAGAGGTAGCCGCCTGTTTTCCCTGGCTTCACGAGCAGATTGCCCTCGTCCGTCCTCGCGTTCTCGTCGCGCTGGGGAATACAGCCGCGGAGGGAATTCTCGGTCAACAACGGCCAATGAAGGAACTACGCGGGCGATGGATGGAATACGCCAATATACCTGTCCTGGTTACCTACCATCCTTCTTACTTGCTGAGGAACCAATCCCTCCAGGAAAAACGCAAAGTGTGGAAAGACATGCTTCTTGTGTTAGAAAAATTGGGACGGCCTATTTCCGAGAAGCAAAAAAGCTATTTCCCGGACCCCATGCAGAAATAG